The proteins below are encoded in one region of Huiozyma naganishii CBS 8797 chromosome 7, complete genome:
- the HAP3 gene encoding Hap3p (similar to Saccharomyces cerevisiae HAP3 (YBL021C); ancestral locus Anc_8.167) — translation MGQGHDSGDNGIPAELREQDRWLPINNVARLMKHTLPVSAKVSKDAKECMQECVSEFISFVTSEASDRCAQDKRKTINGEDILISLHSLGFENYAEVLKIYLAKYRQQQAIRNAQEAGELPVGADGALEENAREDDHEQPTGTVSRMEEDTENGTDNSTTEDRNGPK, via the coding sequence ATGGGTCAGGGACACGATTCCGGGGACAACGGCATTCCAGCGGAGCTGCGAGAGCAGGACAGGTGGCTGCCTATAAACAATGTCGCGAGGCTGATGAAGCACACGCTGCCCGTGTCCGCGAAGGTATCCAAGGACGCGAAGGAGTGTATGCAGGAGTGTGTCAGCGAGTTTATCTCGTTCGTGACGAGCGAGGCGAGTGACCGATGTGCGCAGGacaagaggaagacgaTTAACGGGGAGGACATCCTGATATCGCTGCATTCGCTCGGGTTCGAGAACTACGCGGAGGTGCTGAAGATATACTTGGCCAAATACAGACAGCAGCAGGCGATACGGAATGCCCAGGAGGCTGGGGAACTTCCTGTTGGCGCAGACGGCGCATTGGAGGAAAACGCGCGGGAGGACGACCATGAACAGCCTACAGGTACTGTGAGCAGGATGGAAGAAGACACCGAGAACGGAACCGATAATAGCACCACTGAAGACAGGAATGGTCCCAAGTGA
- the PIM1 gene encoding ATP-dependent Lon protease PIM1 (similar to Saccharomyces cerevisiae PIM1 (YBL022C); ancestral locus Anc_8.168) gives MLLWRVRLAARGLRVPSRALLSPQCKVGISAGNYASFRRFKSSKGGAGDKDMKKEKAKEEEDGESKDEDEAAKSRKNEVSLKAPEQKQSEAQSNGKNGSNGSSNNNGANSSGKSLPEIYPQMLALPISRRPLFPGFYKAVVISDPRVMAAIKEMLDRQQPYVGAFMLRDSSTDTDVISNRGDVHEVGVLAQITSAFPSKDEKTGHETMTALLYPHKRIKIDQLVPPSKENVKPKTKSKLENIVVEKVSDLPQDQETTEPSSTPPPSTVATTKPESESSVEVSEAGDLSGPTDFLKDYNVSLVNVSDLQDELFDRKSPVINALTSEILKVFKEISQLNTMFREQIATFSASIQSATTNIFEEPARLADFAAAVSAGEEEELQDILGSLNIEQRLEKALLVLKKELMNAKLQNKISKDVETKIQKRQREYYLMEQLKGIKRELGIDDSRDKLIETYRNRIEKLQLPESVQKIFDDEVMKLSTLETSMSEFGVIRNYLDWLTTLPWGIISKEQYSIKGAQTILDEDHYGMKDVKTRILEFIAVGKLLGKVDGKILCFVGPPGVGKTSIGKSIARALHRQFFRFSVGGMTDVAEIKGHRRTYIGALPGRIIQALKKCQTENPLILIDEIDKIGHGGMHGDPSAALLEVLDPEQNNNFLDNYLDIPIDLSKVLFVCTANSLDTIPRPLLDRMEVIELTGYVAEEKVQIAEKYLAPQAKKSAGLSNANVDLTEEAVIALMKSYCRESGVRNLKKHIEKIYRKAALNVLKELNLKEGAGDGAETTKKSGDETETAAATTTTSTINENDNIQVEKNKESVESMRVPAEIKVVIDRSNLKDYVGPPVYTTDRLYEETPPGVVMGLAWTSMGGCSLYVESVLEQPLHNCKHATLERTGQLGDVMKESSRLAYSFTKMFLAQRFPENRFFEKASIHLHCPVGAIPKDGPSAGVTMATSFMSLSLNRSVDPTVAMTGELTLTGKVLRIGGLREKAVAAKRSGAKTIIFPRDNLNDWEELPENVKEGLEPVAADWYSDVFERLFSGVSQKDGNAVWDKEFALIDEAKKHHDEDS, from the coding sequence ATGCTTCTTTGGAGGGTACGGTTGGCCGCTAGGGGGCTCAGAGTGCCCAGTAGGGCTCTTCTGAGTCCGCAGTGCAAAGTTGGCATATCCGCCGGGAACTATGCGTCTTTTAGAAGATTCAAGAGTTCGAAGGGTGGCGCTGGAGATAAGGATatgaagaaggagaaggcgaaggaggaagaagatggGGAGTCGAAGGATGAGGACGAAGCGGCCAAGAGCAGGAAAAATGAGGTTTCTTTGAAGGCTCCAGAGCAGAAGCAGTCAGAAGCCCAGAGTAATGGTAAGAACGGTAGCAacggcagcagcaacaatAACGGTGCCAATAGCAGCGGCAAGTCGTTACCAGAGATATACCCACAGATGCTGGCATTGCCGATCTCAAGGAGACCGTTGTTCCCAGGATTCTATAAGGCCGTGGTCATCTCGGATCCGAGGGTTATGGCTGCTATAAAGGAGATGCTAGACAGGCAGCAGCCGTACGTCGGGGCCTTCATGTTGAGGGATTCGTCAACAGATACAGATGTTATTTCCAACAGAGGAGATGTTCACGAGGTTGGGGTGTTGGCACAGATCACAAGTGCCTTCCCCAGCAAAGATGAGAAGACCGGTCATGAAACGATGACCGCCCTACTGTACCCTCACAAGAGGATCAAGATAGACCAGTTGGTACCTCCGAGCAAAGAAAATGTAAAACCCAAAACGAAAAGCAAGTTGGAAAACATTGTGGTCGAGAAAGTATCAGACTTGCCACAAGATCAGGAGACTACCGAGCCATCGTCAACTCCACCGCCATCGACAGTGGCAACTACGAAACCGGAATCTGAAAGTTCTGTAGAAGTCTCAGAGGCTGGTGACTTGTCAGGGCCCACCGATTTCCTTAAGGATTATAACGTATCCCTCGTCAATGTCTCTGATTTGCAAGATGAGCTCTTCGATCGTAAATCACCCGTGATTAATGCATTGACGTCTGAGATTctgaaagtgttcaaagagatctCGCAATTGAACACCATGTTTAGGGAACAGATTGCCACATTTTCCGCCTCGATTCAATCGGCGACCACCAACATATTCGAAGAGCCGGCTAGGTTAGCCGATTTTGCCGCCGCTGTGTCAGCTGGcgaagaggaggagttGCAAGATATATTGGGGTCCTTGAACATTGAACAAAGATTGGAAAAGGCACTTTTAGTTCTGAAAAAGGAACTGATGAACGCAAAACTGCAAAATAAAATCTCAAAGGATGTCGAGACCAAAATACagaaaagacaaagagAGTACTACCTCATGGAACAACTGAAGGGAATTAAGAGGGAGCTGGGAATTGATGACAGTAGGGATAAGCTTATCGAGACTTATAGAAACCGTATTGAGAAATTGCAACTACCTGAATCCGTGCAAAAAATCTTCGACGATGAGGTTATGAAGTTGTCTACTTTGGAGACCTCGATGTCTGAATTTGGAGTCATAAGAAACTATCTAGATTGGCTGACGACGTTGCCTTGGGGTATTATCTCCAAAGAGCAGTACTCTATCAAGGGCGCCCAAACAATTTTGGACGAGGATCACTACGGGATGAAGGATGTCAAGACAAGAATTCTTGAATTTATCGCAGTCGGTAAACTTTTGGGAAAAGTTGATGGGAAAATTCTTTGCTTTGTAGGCCCACCAGGTGTTGGTAAGACCTCTATCGGTAAATCTATTGCCAGAGCTTTGCATCGGCAATTCTTTAGGTTTTCAGTTGGTGGGATGACGGATGTCGCTGAGATTAAGGGTCACAGGAGAACGTATATCGGTGCGTTGCCCGGTAGAATCATTCAGGccttgaagaaatgtcAAACAGAAAACCCATTAATTTTGATCGATGAGATTGACAAGATAGGGCACGGCGGGATGCACGGTGACCCATCTGCTGCATTGTTGGAAGTTTTGGACCCTGAACAGAACAACAACTTCTTGGATAATTATTTGGACATACCAATCGACTTATCGAAGGTGCTCTTTGTTTGTACGGCGAACAGTCTGGACACGATTCCAAGACCATTGCTGGATCGTATGGAGGTCATTGAATTGACAGGGTACGTTGCTGAAGAGAAGGTCCAAATTGCGGAGAAGTATCTTGCGCCCCAGGCAAAGAAGTCTGCAGGGTTATCGAATGCAAACGTTGATTTAACCGAGGAAGCAGTCATTGCCCTGATGAAAAGCTACTGTAGGGAAAGTGGTGTGAGAAACTTGAAAAAGCACATTGAGAAGATTTATCGTAAGGCCGCTCTgaatgttttgaaagagctgaacttgaaggaagGTGCCGGGGATGGGGCAGAGACAACCAAAAAATCTGGTGACGAGACAGAGACAGCTGCCGCTACGACTACCACTAGTACGATCAACGAGAATGATAATATTCAagtggagaagaacaaggaGAGTGTTGAGTCGATGCGAGTACCCGCCGAGATCAAAGTTGTCATTGATCGATCAAACCTGAAGGATTACGTAGGACCACCAGTGTACACCACGGACAGATTGTACGAGGAGACGCCACCTGGTGTCGTGATGGGTCTTGCCTGGACGAGCATGGGTGGTTGTTCGCTGTACGTCGAGTCTGTCCTTGAGCAACCTTTGCACAACTGTAAGCATGCGACACTAGAGAGAACTGGCCAGTTGGGCGACGTCATGAAGGAATCGTCGAGGTTGGCGTATTCGTTCACGAAAATGTTCCTCGCACAAAGGTTCCCCGAAAACAGATTTTTCGAAAAGGCTTCAATCCACTTGCACTGTCCCGTGGGCGCCATTCCGAAGGATGGTCCCTCCGCTGGTGTCACGATGGCCACTTCATTTATGTCATTGTCGTTGAACCGGTCCGTGGACCCGACGGTCGCGATGACCGGTGAACTGACACTTACTGGGAAAGTGCTCCGCATTGGCGGGCTCAGAGAGAAGGCCGTCGCCGCGAAGAGGTCCGGCGCGAAGACTATCATTTTCCCACGGGACAACCTGAACGACTGGGAGGAGCTTCCCGAGAACGTCAAAGAGGGGCTGGAACCCGTCGCAGCGGACTGGTACAGCGACGTGTTCGAGAGGCTCTTCTCCGGTGTCTCCCAGAAGGACGGCAACGCCGTCTGGGACAAAGAGTTTGCCCTGATCGACGAAGCCAAGAAGCACCACGACGAGGACAGCTAG
- the MCM2 gene encoding MCM DNA helicase complex subunit MCM2 (similar to Saccharomyces cerevisiae MCM2 (YBL023C); ancestral locus Anc_8.170) — protein sequence MVENRRRRRNAEDDGDRDGDVVSSGEEGGAMPPSSPQHRANMRSSPIGSPGEMVNPEGEDDELSDVPDIDDAEEQMDEVDLVGDDMYRDYAVDPEKDRYDAGQVDDSEQRELSLSERRRIDSQLNERDRLLKNAAYMDDDEGGGEDDRLDAMGLPVQRRRRRRQYEDLEHSDEDLLSDLDIDPMMEELTLESLSNVKANSYSEWITQPNVSRTIARELKSFLLEYTDETGRSVYGARIRTLGEMNSEALEVNYRHLAESKAILALFLAKCPEEMLKIFDLVAMEATELHYPDYARIHSEIHVRISDFPTIHNLRELRENNLGSLVRVTGVVTRRTGVFPQLKYVKFNCLKCGAILGPFFQDSNEEIRISFCTNCRSKGPFTVNGEKTVYRNYQRVTLQEAPGTVPAGRLPRHREVILLSELVDVAKPGEEVEVTGVYKNNYDGGLNAKNGFPVFATIIEANSVKRREGNLSNPDEEGLDVFGWTEEEEREFRKLSRDRGVIDKIISSIAPSIYGHRDIKVAIACSLFGGVPKNINGKHSIRGDINVLLLGDPGTAKSQILKYVEKTAHRAVFATGQGASAVGLTASVRKDPITREWTLEGGALVLADKGVCLIDEFDKMNDQDRTSIHEAMEQQSISISKAGIVTTLQARCSIIAAANPNGGRYNSTLPLAQNVGLTEPILSRFDILCVVRDLVDEEADERLATFVVDSHFRSHPENDVDYINGEAENTAENVTGEDGQASAVSARQRKQQRQRKKEEEISPIPQELLMKYIHYARTKVHPKLHQMDMDKVSKVYADLRRESISTGSFPITVRHLESILRIAEAFAKMRLSEFVSSWDLDRAIKVVVDSFVDAQKISVRRQLHRSFAIYTMGQNSRY from the coding sequence ATGGTCGAGAACAGGAGGCGCAGACGTAACGCTGAGGATGACGGGGACCGCGACGGGGACGTGGTGAGTTCTGGGGAGGAGGGTGGCGCGATGCCGCCGTCTTCGCCTCAACACCGGGCGAACATGCGGTCATCGCCCATTGGGTCTCCAGGGGAGATGGTAAACCCTGAAGGGGAGGATGACGAGCTAAGCGACGTGCCGGACATTGACGATGCGGAGGAACAGATGGACGAGGTGGATCTGGTCGGGGACGACATGTACCGGGACTATGCCGTGGATCCCGAGAAGGACAGGTACGACGCTGGTCAGGTGGATGATAGCGAGCAACGGGAGTTGTCCTTGAGCGAGAGGCGGAGAATTGACTCGCAGTTGAACGAGCGGGACAggcttttgaaaaatgcGGCGTACATGGACGACGATGAGGGGGGGGGTGAGGACGACCGACTTGACGCGATGGGGTTGCCCGTTCAACGGCGCAGGCGGCGCAGGCAGTACGAGGATTTGGAACACAGCGACGAGGACCTGCTAAGCGATCTCGATATTGACCCAATGATGGAGGAGTTGACGCTCGAGTCGCTGAGCAACGTCAAAGCCAACAGTTACTCAGAGTGGATTACGCAGCCGAACGTCTCCAGAACGATAGCACGTGAGTTGAAGTCTTTTTTGTTGGAGTACACTGATGAAACTGGGAGGTCTGTGTACGGTGCCCGGATTAGGACGCTCGGTGAAATGAACTCCGAAGCGCTCGAGGTAAATTATAGACACCTTGCTGAATCGAAGGCCATTCTGGCACTATTCTTGGCAAAGTGCCCTGAGGAGATGCTCAAGATCTTCGACTTGGTCGCCATGGAGGCGACAGAACTGCACTACCCAGACTACGCTCGGATCCACTCCGAGATTCACGTCAGGATTTCAGATTTCCCGACAATCCACAACTTGAGAGAACTCCGTGAAAACAACTTGGGCTCGCTCGTGCGTGTGACAGGTGTCGTTACGAGAAGAACTGGTGTCTTCCCGCAATTGAAGTACGTGAAGTTTAACTGTCTCAAGTGTGGGGCCATTTTGGGGCCCTTCTTCCAGGATTCTAACGAAGAGATTAGAATCTCTTTCTGTACCAACTGTAGGTCGAAGGGACCCTTTACCGTGAATGGAGAAAAGACAGTGTACAGAAATTACCAGAGGGTAACTCTTCAAGAGGCACCCGGTACCGTCCCAGCGGGGCGTTTGCCAAGACACAGGGAAGTCATACTTTTGTCTGAGCTAGTCGACGTCGCTAAACCCGGTGAGGAGGTGGAGGTCACGGGTGTGTACAAAAACAACTACGATGGTGGTTTAAACGCCAAGAACGGGTTCCCAGTGTTTGCCACAATTATTGAAGCCAACTCAGTaaagagaagagagggGAACTTGTCCAACCCGGACGAAGAGGGTCTGGACGTGTTCGGATGGAcggaagaggaggaacgTGAATTCAGGAAGCTTTCGAGGGATCGCGGTGTCATTGACAAGATCATCTCATCCATCGCTCCTTCGATCTACGGTCACAGAGACATCAAAGTGGCCATCGCGTGTTCGTTATTTGGCGGGGTCcccaaaaatatcaacgGTAAACACTCCATTCGTGGTGACATCAACGTTTTGCTGCTCGGTGATCCAGGTACAGCCAAATCCCAGATCTTGAAGTACGTGGAGAAAACTGCGCACAGAGCTGTGTTTGCTACGGGTCAAGGTGCATCCGCAGTCGGGTTGACCGCTTCGGTACGAAAGGACCCGATTACTAGAGAGTGGACTCTAGAAGGTGGTGCATTGGTTTTAGCAGATAAAGGTGTCTGTTTGATAGATGAATTTGATAAAATGAACGATCAGGATAGAACCTCCATCCATGAAGCGATGGAACAGCAGAGTATATCCATTTCCAAGGCAGGTATTGTAACCACTTTACAGGCTCGTTGCTCTATCATTGCCGCGGCCAATCCAAACGGTGGTCGTTACAATTCCACTTTACCGCTGGCTCAAAACGTTGGCTTGACGGAACCGATCCTATCCAGATTCGACATTTTGTGTGTTGTTAGAGATTTGGTCGATGAAGAAGCAGATGAAAGACTGGCTACTTTTGTGGTAGATTCGCATTTCAGATCCCATCCAGAAAACGACGTTGATTATATAAACGGGGAAGCCGAGAATACCGCGGAGAACGTGACTGGTGAGGACGGACAAGCTTCTGCTGTATCTGCGAGACAGAGGAAACAGCAAAGacaaaggaaaaaggaggaagaaatcTCACCTATCCCACAGGAGTTACTGATGAAATATATTCATTACGCAAGAACGAAAGTCCATCCCAAACTGCATCAAATGGACATGGATAAAGTCAGTAAAGTGTACGCAGACTTAAGAAGAGAAAGTATTTCTACCGGTTCCTTCCCTATCACAGTCCGTCATTTGGAATCTATTTTAAGAATCGCAGAGGCCTTTGCGAAGATGAGACTCTCCGAGTTTGTTTCGTCGTGGGACTTGGATAGAGCAATCAAGGTCGTCGTCGACTCCTTTGTCGATGCGCAAAAGATAAGTGTACGTCGCCAACTGCACAGGTCGTTCGCCATTTACACTATGGGTCAGAACTCGCGTTATTGA
- the NCL1 gene encoding tRNA (cytosine-C5-)-methyltransferase (similar to Saccharomyces cerevisiae NCL1 (YBL024W); ancestral locus Anc_8.171), whose translation MQCSYTHCNGSHIICSGTTIERMAKKKHYGKNTRSHMNWKDLVKENDKWEKYYKTELRLFSDEAEWLDFKRACQRDLPLTFRITGTRVHAQDILQIFKQKHLPSLTNITFEGEAVKPPIQLEWYPNHLAWQLDVSKRILRKSEQFAKTHKFLVMETAIGNISRQEAVSMIPPLLLRLESNHNVLDMCAAPGSKTAQLIEQLHKDTDEPTGIIVANDSDMRRSYLLVHQLKRLNSSNILVVNHDAQFFPNIRTNSLNNNITMKFDRILCDVPCSGDGTLRKNINIWNDWRFQNALGLHRLQNNILNRGLQLLRNGGRLVYSTCSMNPIENEAVIANALRNWAGEVSLVNFDDELPGLIRSRGISSWPVIDRNGEMRERGDPETLDSWFPPTADEQKTFNLEKCIRVYPHQQDTGAFFIAVFEKNAPLEHEFPERPEELTSKMAQLGLKTGSEGQTKKKIVLPLDANAEPFIFLEPSNKVLQDCWNYYGIDDQFDKSSCLVRNTTGEPTRVIYKALETIREIILLNKDRLNVIHTGVKLFVFQKMDVACPWRVSSESLQTLQHHVKPDRVITTNDKTLKFLLTESFPTLDYVKEQDLDTGFITKIDKLSPGCAFVKIPTDLSGREPLIFPVWVGVNSVNLLIPKETVEELAYRVFDIEPKLKENSGGR comes from the coding sequence ATGCAGTGCAGTTATACCCATTGCAACGGATCCCATATCATTTGCTCGGGTACAACTATCGAACGAATGGCTAAGAAGAAACACTATGGTAAGAATACTCGCTCTCACATGAACTGGAAGGATCTGGTCAAGGAAAATGACAAGTGGGAAAAGTATTATAAAACTGAACTGCGGTTATTTTCTGATGAAGCGGAATGGTTAGACTTCAAAAGGGCCTGCCAGAGGGATCTGCCATTGACGTTCAGGATTACAGGCACAAGAGTTCACGCTCAAGATATTTTGCAAATTTTCAAGCAAAAGCACCTGCCAAGTTTGACCAATATTACCTTTGAGGGAGAAGCAGTTAAACCGCCCATACAGCTCGAATGGTATCCAAACCATTTAGCTTGGCAACTGGACGTTTCTAAACGAATACTTAGAAAAAGTGAGCAGTTTGCAAAAACCCATAAATTTCTAGTAATGGAGACTGCTATAGGTAACATTTCAAGACAGGAGGCCGTGTCTATGATACCTCCTCTACTGCTCAGGTTAGAATCAAATCACAATGTTCTGGATATGTGTGCTGCACCTGGGTCCAAAACAGCCCAATTGATAGAACAGCTACACAAGGATACCGATGAACCCACGGGGATAATCGTTGCGAATGACTCAGACATGCGGAGGTCGTACCTCTTAGTGCATCAGCTGAAAAGATTGAATAGCTCCAACATTCTAGTGGTAAACCATGATGCACAATTTTTCCCGAATATTCGCACCAACAGTTTGAATAACAATATTACCATGAAATTTGACAGAATTTTATGCGATGTTCCCTGTTCTGGGGATGGTACTTTGAGAAAAAACATAAACATTTGGAACGACTGGAGGTTTCAAAATGCACTCGGATTGCACCGCTTGCAGAATAATATCTTAAACCGAGGCCTACAGTTGCTCAGAAATGGCGGGAGATTAGTTTACTCGACGTGTTCTATGAACCCTATCGAAAATGAGGCTGTTATTGCCAATGCACTTAGGAATTGGGCTGGGGAGGTTAGCCTGGTTAATTTTGACGACGAGCTGCCAGGATTAATCAGATCTCGAGGTATTTCTTCCTGGCCAGTTATTGATAGAAATGGAGAAATGAGAGAAAGAGGCGACCCTGAAACGCTCGACAGCTGGTTCCCACCTACTGCAGACGAACAAAAAACATTTAATTTGGAGAAGTGCATCAGGGTTTACCCCCATCAACAAGATACAGGCGCATTTTTCATTGCCGTTTTCGAAAAGAATGCCCCTCTCGAACACGAATTCCCGGAGAGACCCGAAGAACTGACGTCAAAAATGGCTCAGTTGGGATTGAAGACTGGTTCCGAAGGGCAAACTAAAAAGAAGATTGTTTTGCCCTTAGATGCAAATGCTGAGCCGTTCATCTTCCTTGAACCAAGCAACAAAGTACTACAAGATTGCTGGAATTATTACGGAATTGATGACCAATTCGATAAAAGTTCCTGTCTCGTTCGTAACACCACCGGCGAACCCACTAGGGTGATTTACAAAGCTCTTGAAACGATAAGAGAAATCATCTTGCTGAACAAAGATAGACTGAATGTCATACACACGGGGGTTAAactttttgtttttcaaaagatggATGTGGCTTGCCCTTGGAGAGTCTCTAGCGAATCGTTACAGACTCTACAGCATCACGTTAAACCTGATAGAGTCATAACAACAAACGAtaaaactttgaaattcTTGTTAACGGAGTCATTTCCAACTCTCGATTACGTCAAAGAACAGGATCTTGATACCGGGTTCATTACAAAAATTGACAAATTATCCCCCGGCTGTGCATTTGTTAAAATTCCGACTGACCTTTCCGGGAGAGAACCATTAATCTTTCCTGTATGGGTTGGAGTGAACTCTGTAAATTTGTTGATCCCCAAAGAAACCGTGGAGGAATTAGCTTATAGGGTCTTTGATATCGAGCCCAAGTTGAAAGAGAATTCAGGCGGTCGTTGA
- the RRN10 gene encoding Rrn10p (similar to Saccharomyces cerevisiae RRN10 (YBL025W); ancestral locus Anc_8.172), giving the protein MDRNVYEACSDLVTEYQTHTVSADEILASKINYLVPIPFKSREDLAADAAVDRLNGLFQGEIMPQLDLRVLHYFATQLCLQRYPQLIDCFDETSLITLGLLVEKWVEDYLISNENIRGLSSSDEDEDEDEYEDDTDSEIEDDSDQTLEKDDENKEERPHNQERDDKAKIRAGPAQMISKMLNYRDYPADI; this is encoded by the coding sequence ATGGATAGGAATGTATACGAGGCATGTTCAGACCTTGTCACCGAGTACCAGACACATACAGTTTCCGCAGATGAAATTCTGGCCAGCAAGATCAACTATTTGGTGCCTATTCCTTTCAAGTCGCGCGAGGATTTGGCCGCCGATGCTGCCGTTGACAGACTGAACGGATTGTTCCAGGGAGAAATCATGCCGCAGTTGGACCTAAGGGTATTACATTATTTTGCAACTCAATTGTGTCTGCAGCGGTATCCACAACTCATCGATTGTTTTGACGAAACCAGCTTGATTACATTGGGTCTGCTGGTGGAAAAATGGGTCGAAGACTACCTAATAAGTAACGAGAATATAAGAGGACTGTCGTCTTCCgatgaagacgaagatgagGACGAGTACGAGGACGATACTGATTCCGAGATAGAGGATGATTCAGATCAGACCTTGGAAAAAGACGATgaaaataaagaagaacGTCCCCACAATCAAGAGAGAGATGACAAGGCTAAAATCCGTGCAGGTCCTGCTCAGATGATATCCAAAATGCTCAATTACAGGGACTATCCAGCTGATATATGA
- the GDI1 gene encoding Gdi1p (similar to Saccharomyces cerevisiae GDI1 (YER136W); ancestral locus Anc_8.175), whose amino-acid sequence MDQEKVDTDYDVIVLGTGITECILSGLLSVDGKKVLHIDKQDHYGGESASVTLSQLYSKFKQNPPSKEDREGKFGKDRDWNVDLIPKFLMANGELTNILVHTDVTRYVDFKQVSGSYVFKQGKIYKVPANEVEAISSPLMGIFEKRRMKKFLEWISSYKEDDVPSHQGLDLDQNTMDEVYYKFGLGNSTKEFIGHSMALWTNDDYLQQPARPSYERILLYCQSVARYGKSPYLYPLYGLGELPQGFARLSAIYGGTYMLDTPIDEVVYADDGKFEAVKTKLGTFKAPVVIADPTYFPQKCKSTGQRVIRAICILNHPVPGTSSADSLQIIIPQSQVERKNDIYIAIVSDAHNVCSKGHYLAIISTIIETDKPHVELEPAFKILGPIEEKFMGIAELFEPKEDGFKDNVYLSRSYDASSHFETMTDDVKDIYFRVTGHPLVLKQRKDPEQE is encoded by the coding sequence ATGGATCAAGAGAAAGTTGACACCGATTATGACGTTATTGTTTTAGGAACAGGGATCACGGAGTGCATTCTATCTGGGCTGCTTTCCGTGGACGGTaagaaagttttgcatATTGATAAGCAGGACCATTATGGTGGGGAGTCCGCGTCTGTCACTTTATCCCAGCTGTACTCCAAGTTCAAGCAGAACCCACCATCGAAGGAGGACAGGGAGGGAAAGTTTGGCAAGGACAGGGACTGGAATGTCGATTTGATCCCCAAGTTTCTGATGGCAAACGGTGAATTGACCAACATCCTAGTGCACACGGATGTCACCAGGTACGTGGACTTCAAGCAAGTTTCAGGGTCGTACGTGTTCAAGCAGGGGAAAATTTACAAAGTTCCTGCTAATGAGGTGGAGGCAATCTCTTCACCACTGATGGGCATCTTCGAGAAGAGAAGgatgaagaaattcttgGAGTGGATCAGCTCGTACAAAGAGGACGATGTCCCCTCACACCAGGGGTTGGATCTCGACCAGAACACAATGGACGAGGTCTACTACAAGTTTGGGCTCGGTAACTCAACAAAGGAGTTTATCGGCCATTCAATGGCGCTTTGGACGAACGACGACTATCTGCAACAACCAGCAAGGCCAAGTTACGAGAGAATTCTACTGTACTGTCAGAGTGTTGCCCGCTACGGGAAATCGCCATACCTGTACCCGCTATACGGTCTGGGGGAGTTACCTCAGGGGTTTGCCCGGCTGTCCGCCATATACGGTGGTACCTATATGCTAGACACCCCTATTGATGAGGTGGTTTACGCAGATGATGGAAAATTCGAGGCAGTAAAGACAAAACTAGGTACGTTTAAAGCACCAGTGGTAATTGCGGACCCAACTTATTTCCCGCAGAAATGCAAATCAACGGGACAGAGAGTCATTAGAGCTATCTGTATCTTAAACCACCCTGTTCCAGGCACAAGCAGTGCCGACTCGCTACAGATCATTATCCCGCAGAGTCAAGTAGAGAGGAAAAACGATATCTACATTGCAATTGTCTCCGATGCACACAACGTGTGTTCCAAGGGCCACTATTTGGCCATTATATCCACAATCATCGAAACAGATAAGCCACACGTAGAGTTGGAGCCAGCTTTCAAAATTCTGGGGCCAATCGAGGAGAAGTTTATGGGCATCGCGGAACTGTTCGAACCGAAGGAGGACGGGTTCAAGGATAACGTCTACCTTTCCAGATCCTACGATGCCTCGTCTCACTTCGAGACCATGACTGACGATGTCAAAGATATATACTTCAGAGTAACTGGCCACCCACTAGTTTTAAAACAGAGAAAGGATCCTGAACAGGAGTGA